In the Pseudanabaena sp. PCC 7367 genome, one interval contains:
- a CDS encoding cell division protein FtsQ/DivIB: MRSWLSLPYPNSEDDFVARRKQIRQKRRLKFFQHMWQIVFISSATTGLVWLASLPDLKLDNSSQIDIEGNKLLTRETLQDMVPVSYPQHIFWVKPHEIAEQLEKTAPVKSVEVQRTLFPSKLTVIVEEREPVARALQFNEEGLLDENGAWMPLHSYPSSIDQPQLTILGFDQQVAEVWAEAYDHISNSPVKITQVDWRDKSNLILITELGTVHCGIYKPNKLARQLKTLDRLRKLDRVLDPESFLYLDLSDPNSPVLEMLDSAKVDLSAIEL, encoded by the coding sequence ATGAGATCGTGGCTTTCTCTTCCATATCCAAATTCTGAAGACGATTTTGTCGCCCGCCGCAAGCAAATTCGGCAGAAACGGCGATTGAAGTTTTTTCAGCATATGTGGCAAATTGTATTTATTAGTAGTGCCACTACTGGTTTGGTTTGGTTGGCTTCCCTGCCCGATCTAAAGCTAGATAACTCCAGTCAAATTGATATTGAAGGTAACAAGCTGTTAACGCGGGAAACTTTGCAGGATATGGTGCCAGTTAGTTATCCACAGCACATCTTTTGGGTCAAGCCCCATGAAATTGCTGAACAGTTGGAAAAGACTGCTCCGGTCAAAAGTGTGGAAGTGCAACGTACTCTTTTTCCTTCTAAGCTAACCGTGATTGTGGAAGAGCGGGAACCAGTTGCCAGAGCCCTGCAATTTAACGAAGAGGGCTTATTAGATGAAAATGGTGCCTGGATGCCCCTGCATAGCTACCCCAGTTCGATCGATCAGCCCCAATTAACTATTCTGGGCTTTGATCAACAGGTGGCTGAGGTTTGGGCTGAAGCCTATGACCACATCAGCAACAGCCCGGTCAAAATCACTCAGGTGGACTGGCGGGATAAGTCTAACTTGATTTTGATCACCGAGTTGGGAACAGTGCATTGTGGTATCTATAAACCTAATAAGTTGGCGCGCCAATTAAAGACCCTCGATCGATTGCGTAAACTCGATCGCGTTCTTGACCCCGAAAGCTTTCTCTATCTGGATTTGAGCGACCCTAATAGCCCAGTCCTGGAGATGTTAGACTCGGCTAAAGTTGATTTGTCGGCAATAGAGTTATAG
- the ftsZ gene encoding cell division protein FtsZ: MTPENNWSELESDSSGDNALSGIPMANEAYEHIPHAELNLGNSLNHKHSNKQQPGVDGKLDEITPGSMAKIKVIGVGGAGGNAVNRMIASEVSGVEFWSVNTDAQALIQSSASQRFQLGQKLTRGLGAGGNPAIGQKAAEESRDDIAAAIEGADLVFITAGMGGGTGTGAAPIIAEVAKETGALTIGVVTRPFTFEGRRRTQQSEDGVESLQSRVDTLIIIPNDKLLSVISEQTPVQEAFRVADDVLRQGVQGISDIITIPGLVNVDFADIRAVMADAGSALMGIGTGSGKSRAREAAMTAISSPLLEASIEGANGVVFNITGGSDLTLHEVNAAAETIYEVVDPNANIIFGAVIDDSMEGEIRITVIATGFSQKPNVAPTPKIKKQVPVKSPIVPNTPAPSPTAADPRISKPGLDIPDFLQRRRPKR, from the coding sequence ATGACACCTGAGAATAATTGGTCAGAGCTAGAGTCCGATAGCTCTGGGGACAACGCACTATCGGGCATCCCAATGGCTAACGAAGCCTATGAACACATACCCCATGCTGAACTAAATTTAGGCAATTCCCTTAATCATAAGCATAGCAATAAACAGCAACCAGGAGTTGACGGAAAATTGGATGAAATCACGCCGGGTAGTATGGCAAAGATAAAAGTCATTGGCGTAGGTGGTGCTGGTGGCAATGCCGTTAACCGAATGATTGCCAGTGAGGTATCTGGTGTTGAGTTTTGGTCTGTCAACACTGATGCGCAGGCTTTGATTCAGTCCTCGGCATCACAACGGTTTCAATTGGGGCAAAAGTTAACTCGTGGCCTGGGAGCAGGCGGCAATCCAGCGATCGGCCAAAAAGCTGCCGAAGAGTCGCGGGATGATATTGCGGCGGCGATCGAAGGGGCTGATTTAGTATTTATTACCGCTGGGATGGGTGGTGGTACTGGTACTGGTGCTGCCCCAATCATTGCTGAAGTGGCCAAGGAAACCGGCGCACTGACGATCGGCGTAGTTACCAGACCCTTCACCTTCGAGGGCAGGCGACGCACCCAGCAATCGGAAGACGGGGTGGAATCCCTACAAAGCCGCGTAGACACCCTGATTATTATTCCCAACGACAAGTTACTTTCAGTGATTTCCGAGCAAACCCCAGTCCAAGAGGCCTTTAGGGTTGCTGATGATGTGTTGCGCCAGGGCGTACAGGGTATCTCTGATATTATTACTATTCCTGGGTTGGTGAATGTAGACTTTGCGGATATTCGGGCGGTAATGGCCGATGCTGGTTCAGCCCTGATGGGGATCGGCACGGGTTCCGGTAAATCGCGCGCCCGTGAAGCTGCCATGACCGCGATCTCATCGCCACTGCTGGAGGCTTCGATCGAGGGTGCCAATGGCGTGGTCTTCAATATCACTGGCGGTAGTGACCTGACTTTGCATGAAGTAAATGCCGCGGCCGAAACCATCTATGAGGTGGTCGATCCCAATGCCAATATTATTTTCGGGGCGGTGATTGATGACAGCATGGAAGGCGAAATTCGGATCACCGTGATCGCCACTGGTTTTTCCCAAAAGCCAAATGTTGCACCAACGCCTAAAATCAAAAAGCAAGTACCAGTCAAGTCGCCGATTGTGCCAAATACCCCTGCGCCTAGTCCCACCGCTGCCGATCCCAGGATCAGCAAGCCAGGTCTGGACATTCCCGACTTTTTGCAACGCAGACGACCCAAAAGGTAG
- a CDS encoding PIN/TRAM domain-containing protein: MLDALIVITFILAGAGTGFHGIDLLPIELIEKINTPGLHWVCLGFGSFFGLIMGLLVQNAYRRLEVKVRSLSLEILLSRAVGLVVGLLVANLMLAPLFLVPIAEDFAFFKPLAAILVSILFAYTGMTLMDTHGRAMMRLINPNNMESSLIAEGTLKPAATKVVDTSCVIDGRIESLMQTGFLEGQFLIPQFVIQELQTIADSSNDQKRIRGRRGLDILNDMREEFGDRIVIHSADYDDLSTVDAKLVRLAQEIDGTLVTNDYNLNKVASLQQIEVLNINDLAQALRPTYLPGDTLNIKVLKEGKEPAQGVGYLSDGTMVVVEEGMQHMGKQLGVVVTSALQTSAGRMIFARPEAIATV; the protein is encoded by the coding sequence ATGCTTGATGCACTCATCGTTATTACATTCATTCTCGCTGGTGCAGGCACCGGATTCCACGGAATCGACCTGTTGCCAATTGAATTGATCGAAAAGATCAACACCCCAGGTCTGCACTGGGTTTGTCTTGGCTTTGGCTCCTTCTTTGGCCTGATTATGGGGCTGCTGGTGCAAAATGCCTATCGCCGCCTGGAGGTAAAGGTACGATCGCTGTCGCTGGAAATCCTGCTCAGTCGTGCCGTTGGCCTGGTGGTTGGTCTATTGGTGGCCAACTTAATGCTAGCGCCATTATTCTTGGTGCCGATCGCCGAAGATTTTGCCTTCTTCAAGCCCTTGGCCGCGATCCTGGTTAGTATTTTGTTTGCCTACACTGGCATGACCCTGATGGATACCCACGGTCGCGCCATGATGCGATTGATTAATCCTAATAATATGGAGAGTTCTTTGATCGCTGAGGGCACTCTCAAACCAGCCGCCACCAAGGTAGTTGATACCAGTTGTGTAATTGATGGCCGGATTGAGTCATTGATGCAAACGGGTTTCCTGGAAGGACAGTTTTTGATCCCCCAATTTGTGATTCAAGAACTACAAACGATCGCCGATAGTTCCAACGATCAAAAACGGATTCGCGGTCGTCGGGGTCTGGATATTCTCAACGACATGCGCGAAGAATTTGGCGATCGAATTGTGATCCATTCTGCCGACTACGATGACCTGAGTACGGTCGATGCTAAGCTGGTGCGATTGGCGCAAGAAATAGATGGCACCCTGGTCACCAATGACTACAATCTCAACAAAGTAGCCAGTTTGCAGCAAATTGAAGTGCTGAATATTAATGACCTGGCTCAAGCACTCCGCCCCACCTATTTACCTGGTGATACTTTGAACATCAAGGTGCTCAAGGAAGGCAAAGAACCGGCTCAAGGGGTTGGCTATCTCAGCGATGGCACGATGGTGGTAGTGGAAGAAGGGATGCAACATATGGGTAAACAGCTTGGTGTAGTTGTTACCAGTGCCCTCCAAACTTCAGCGGGTCGGATGATTTTTGCTCGCCCTGAGGCGATCGCCACGGTTTGA
- a CDS encoding tocopherol cyclase family protein, with amino-acid sequence MALVPHSGYHWHGGSDRFFEGWYFRVTLPQARQSFVFMYAIDDPQGHTPYSGGSAQVLGIDEQLIWRTLPNTGDFRADYDACWLEHWGAGDQGYRVSDRHNQGMLKDPATGKFCTWDYEITTISTWGSFTNLTNSTNGVAKSGRSSEPEAPIDPGISSNLANSPRHNQQNRQINEPRSRLNTEPLDRNAKIYRQGQATPRQTKTSQKPKEKPRAVMGILSYLSVFEPGWQILQSHAIASGQINWCGDVYKFTNAPAYSEKNWGRTFPDKWFWLQCNSFASHPTLSITAAGGRREFVGQPTNVAMVSIHYQNQFWAFLPEDSQIYCQVKPWGEWHIYAHKNKINADRSLTWVQVIGWCDRPGNQVLVPTATGLKLLSTDTLNGQIQLNLSSPGLQLRASDNQAALEIGGDPWPEPWQFKSAQI; translated from the coding sequence ATGGCTTTAGTGCCCCACTCTGGTTACCACTGGCATGGTGGTAGCGATCGTTTTTTTGAGGGTTGGTATTTTCGGGTGACGCTGCCCCAGGCCAGGCAGTCGTTTGTATTTATGTATGCGATCGATGATCCCCAGGGACATACCCCCTATAGTGGTGGATCGGCGCAGGTTTTGGGAATAGATGAGCAATTAATCTGGCGCACGCTGCCTAATACGGGGGATTTCCGGGCTGATTATGATGCTTGCTGGTTAGAGCATTGGGGCGCAGGCGATCAGGGCTATCGGGTTAGCGATCGCCACAACCAGGGCATGCTCAAAGACCCAGCCACAGGCAAGTTTTGCACCTGGGACTATGAAATTACCACGATTAGCACTTGGGGCAGTTTTACTAATTTAACTAATTCGACCAATGGGGTTGCCAAATCGGGGCGATCGTCAGAGCCAGAAGCGCCGATCGATCCAGGCATTTCTAGCAACTTAGCTAATTCACCCAGACACAATCAGCAAAATAGACAAATTAACGAGCCACGATCGAGATTAAATACTGAGCCGCTTGATCGCAACGCTAAAATTTATCGCCAGGGACAAGCAACCCCTCGTCAAACCAAAACATCCCAAAAGCCCAAAGAAAAACCCAGAGCAGTGATGGGAATCTTGTCCTATTTGAGCGTATTTGAACCGGGCTGGCAAATTTTGCAATCCCATGCGATCGCCTCTGGCCAGATCAACTGGTGCGGTGATGTTTATAAGTTTACCAATGCTCCAGCCTATAGCGAAAAGAACTGGGGGCGCACGTTTCCGGATAAATGGTTTTGGTTGCAGTGCAATTCCTTTGCCAGCCATCCCACCCTCAGCATCACGGCCGCTGGCGGGAGGCGTGAATTTGTCGGCCAACCAACTAATGTGGCAATGGTCAGCATTCATTATCAAAATCAGTTCTGGGCTTTTCTACCGGAAGATAGCCAGATCTATTGCCAGGTCAAGCCCTGGGGAGAATGGCACATTTATGCCCACAAAAATAAAATCAATGCCGATCGCTCCTTAACCTGGGTGCAGGTAATTGGTTGGTGCGATCGCCCTGGTAATCAGGTATTGGTGCCCACCGCAACTGGCTTGAAATTGCTCAGCACTGATACCCTGAATGGACAAATTCAGCTTAATCTCTCCAGCCCTGGCTTGCAACTCAGAGCCAGTGATAATCAAGCCGCACTGGAAATTGGCGGCGATCCCTGGCCAGAGCCCTGGCAATTTAAATCAGCCCAAATTTAA
- the glmM gene encoding phosphoglucosamine mutase encodes MKLFGTDGIRGHVGDFLTADLALQVGFCTGLVLRETGSKLHPNATTVFIGQDSRVSSDMLSAALAAGLTAAGLDVSLIGLCPTPAVAYLTAQMPEAIAGIMVSASHNPPCDNGIKVFGADGCKISAQLQDQIEALIAAGQNTQASHAHLQNADRHDWGSFGSRSQLINAYQDSLVSSIRTDLANLKIVLDLAWGAATSVAPSVFRRCGAEVISLHQQADGKRINVNCGSTHLDALQQSVRENNADIGFAFDGDADRALAVDANGTVVDGDYILYLWGQELLEGARLPDATIVTTVMANLGFERAWQKLGGNLVRTPVGDRHVHAEMVKSGSMLGGEQSGHVLCRHYGVSGDGLLTALHLAAIVKQKAPLTELLQQSFSTYPQLLHNVRVVDKERRTNWQTCDPIMQAIDHATNNLGDRGRVLVRASGTEPVVRVMVEAECMDLAQHWTNHLGNLIKLQLA; translated from the coding sequence ATGAAATTATTTGGCACTGATGGCATTCGCGGTCATGTGGGTGATTTTTTGACCGCAGATCTGGCGCTGCAAGTGGGTTTTTGTACTGGTTTGGTTTTACGGGAAACCGGTAGTAAATTGCATCCCAATGCCACCACGGTCTTTATTGGCCAGGACTCGCGGGTTTCCAGTGATATGCTTTCAGCCGCTCTGGCAGCGGGACTGACTGCCGCAGGATTGGATGTTTCGTTAATTGGCCTGTGCCCGACTCCAGCGGTGGCCTATCTAACTGCCCAGATGCCGGAAGCGATCGCCGGAATCATGGTATCTGCTAGCCACAATCCCCCCTGTGACAATGGGATTAAAGTTTTTGGGGCGGATGGCTGCAAAATTAGTGCTCAGCTTCAGGATCAAATCGAGGCGCTAATCGCTGCTGGCCAAAATACCCAGGCTAGTCATGCTCATTTACAAAATGCCGATCGCCATGATTGGGGTAGTTTTGGCTCTCGATCGCAATTAATCAATGCCTATCAAGACTCTCTGGTCAGCTCAATTCGCACAGATCTAGCCAACTTAAAAATAGTGTTGGATTTGGCCTGGGGTGCGGCAACCAGCGTGGCTCCATCGGTCTTTCGCCGCTGCGGCGCAGAAGTAATTAGTTTGCATCAGCAGGCAGACGGCAAGCGGATTAATGTTAACTGTGGCTCCACCCATCTTGATGCCTTACAACAATCGGTGCGTGAAAATAATGCTGATATTGGCTTTGCCTTTGACGGTGATGCCGATCGCGCCTTGGCCGTAGATGCCAATGGTACGGTAGTTGATGGCGATTATATTTTGTATCTGTGGGGACAGGAGTTGCTGGAGGGAGCCAGGTTGCCCGATGCCACGATCGTGACTACGGTGATGGCAAACCTGGGTTTTGAAAGGGCTTGGCAAAAGCTGGGCGGTAACTTGGTGCGCACGCCGGTGGGCGATCGCCACGTCCATGCGGAAATGGTCAAATCTGGTTCGATGCTGGGTGGCGAACAATCGGGGCATGTGCTGTGCCGTCACTATGGGGTTAGTGGTGATGGATTGCTAACTGCTTTGCACCTGGCCGCGATCGTCAAACAAAAAGCACCTTTGACAGAGTTATTACAACAAAGTTTTTCTACTTATCCGCAGTTACTCCACAATGTGCGGGTGGTTGACAAAGAGCGTCGCACTAATTGGCAAACCTGCGATCCAATCATGCAGGCGATCGATCATGCGACCAACAACCTGGGCGATCGGGGGCGGGTGCTGGTGCGTGCTTCTGGTACTGAACCTGTGGTGAGGGTGATGGTTGAAGCAGAATGCATGGATCTAGCTCAGCACTGGACTAATCATTTGGGTAATTTAATCAAGCTCCAGTTAGCCTAA
- a CDS encoding class I SAM-dependent methyltransferase — protein MPVYDPEVASQIEPKQDFYTKHALHSPDGIGKFYLGREIAKVMGHTEAVWLERPSRQWQEDPDAVIAALHLKPTDVVADIGAGTGYFSFRLSQQLTQGKVYAVDIQPEMIDILRFLKTENAIDNVETVLSDPQDPHLPSQSIDLALMVDAYHEFAYPHEMMQGIVKALKSGGRVVLVEYRRENPFIAIKTLHKMTQRQAKQEMAAVGLSWLETDESLPSQHIMIFQKPMQELEQETSSTEVK, from the coding sequence CTGCCAGTCTATGACCCTGAAGTTGCCAGCCAGATAGAACCAAAGCAGGATTTTTATACTAAACACGCGCTCCATAGCCCAGATGGGATCGGTAAGTTTTACCTTGGTCGGGAGATCGCTAAGGTGATGGGACACACTGAAGCGGTTTGGTTAGAGCGCCCCAGTCGGCAGTGGCAGGAAGATCCAGACGCAGTGATCGCCGCATTGCACCTCAAACCTACTGACGTGGTGGCAGATATTGGCGCGGGGACGGGCTATTTTAGCTTTCGGCTCAGTCAGCAGCTCACTCAGGGCAAGGTGTATGCCGTTGATATCCAGCCAGAAATGATCGATATTTTGCGATTTTTGAAAACCGAGAATGCGATCGATAATGTGGAAACGGTGCTGAGCGATCCCCAAGATCCCCATCTTCCCAGCCAAAGCATCGATCTAGCGTTGATGGTGGATGCCTACCATGAATTTGCCTACCCCCATGAAATGATGCAGGGGATCGTTAAAGCGCTCAAATCAGGCGGCAGAGTAGTTCTGGTGGAATATCGCCGCGAAAATCCGTTTATTGCGATCAAAACCTTGCATAAAATGACCCAACGTCAAGCCAAGCAAGAAATGGCAGCGGTCGGCCTCAGTTGGCTAGAAACAGATGAGTCGTTGCCCAGCCAACACATTATGATCTTCCAGAAGCCAATGCAAGAACTGGAACAAGAGACTAGCTCAACGGAAGTTAAATAG
- a CDS encoding M20 metallopeptidase family protein, whose protein sequence is MVAIPTQSISKNKLKPSIRTAIEQLQSQLVQWRRGFHMWPELGFKEQRTSTTIAQKLSAWGIPHQTNIAQTGIVATIASSKSTAGPVLAIRADMDALPVQEENIVAYRSQIDGLMHACGHDGHTAIALGTAYYLWQHRDCFVGTVKIIFQPAEESPGGAKPMIEAGVLENPNVDAIIGLHLWNNLPLGAVGVRGGALMAASEKFHCLIQGRGGHGAMPEQTVDSILVAAHIVTALQTIVARNTSPIESAVVTVGMLHAGTAMNVIADTAKFAGTVRYFQPAIGEMIPKRMEQIIAGICQAHGASFEFDYQRIYPAVINNPEIADLVRSVAEAVVPTELGNVPDCQTMGGEDMSFFLNAVPGCYFFLGSANPAKDLAYPHHHPKFNFDETALGMGVEIFVRCVEQFCR, encoded by the coding sequence ATGGTCGCTATTCCCACCCAATCCATTAGCAAGAATAAGCTGAAGCCCTCTATTCGCACCGCGATCGAGCAATTGCAATCGCAACTGGTGCAATGGCGGCGCGGGTTTCACATGTGGCCAGAGCTTGGCTTCAAAGAGCAACGCACTTCAACTACGATCGCCCAAAAGCTCTCAGCATGGGGTATTCCCCACCAAACCAATATTGCCCAGACTGGGATTGTGGCCACGATCGCCAGTAGTAAATCAACCGCCGGGCCAGTGCTAGCAATTCGCGCTGATATGGATGCGTTGCCCGTGCAAGAAGAAAATATTGTGGCCTATCGATCGCAAATTGATGGCTTGATGCATGCTTGCGGCCATGATGGCCATACGGCGATCGCCCTGGGGACGGCCTATTACCTGTGGCAGCATCGTGACTGCTTTGTCGGTACAGTGAAAATAATCTTTCAACCCGCCGAAGAATCGCCCGGTGGCGCAAAACCAATGATCGAAGCCGGGGTGCTAGAAAATCCAAACGTTGATGCGATTATTGGTCTGCACCTGTGGAATAACTTACCCCTGGGGGCGGTGGGGGTGCGCGGTGGGGCATTGATGGCAGCCAGCGAAAAGTTTCATTGCCTGATTCAGGGGCGAGGTGGCCACGGTGCAATGCCAGAACAAACCGTTGACTCGATTCTGGTTGCGGCGCACATAGTTACAGCCTTGCAAACGATCGTAGCCCGTAATACCAGCCCGATCGAATCGGCGGTGGTGACTGTGGGGATGCTCCATGCTGGCACTGCCATGAATGTGATTGCGGATACGGCGAAATTTGCGGGTACGGTGCGCTACTTTCAACCGGCGATCGGTGAAATGATTCCTAAACGGATGGAGCAAATTATTGCTGGCATCTGTCAGGCGCACGGGGCGAGCTTTGAATTTGACTATCAACGCATCTATCCAGCGGTGATTAATAACCCGGAAATTGCTGATCTGGTGCGATCGGTGGCAGAAGCGGTGGTGCCAACTGAACTTGGTAATGTACCCGATTGCCAGACTATGGGCGGTGAAGACATGTCATTTTTCCTGAATGCAGTACCCGGTTGCTACTTTTTCCTCGGTTCTGCCAATCCAGCTAAGGATTTAGCCTATCCGCACCATCATCCCAAGTTTAATTTTGATGAAACGGCACTGGGCATGGGGGTAGAAATTTTTGTGCGTTGTGTGGAGCAATTTTGTAGGTAG
- a CDS encoding late competence development ComFB family protein has translation MVSLKNTIEDLVVEEAKHQLQRLGNSISQSIELSDVAAYALNLLPPMYASTDRGWLQQRKRAHSEMRPKVISAVQKAMMNVSRDSDREVTPLSGVDISSPAHALAQLQKIFNKPHMNWAEVPQATFVALEGVRYGSLSPHSYVSRTRKQVSDIKDYLKRAKFRQSTWRERKLDFNHASNHVNSVAAIAEEYPSGDLADRDDFDSYMLNADYGITNVLEKLVLTESEEQLKRLSSLVSRQVKGEDVAAYALNRLPPMYATSAQGYKRQQQRAHLELADEIESAVVQAILTLSKTPKRLVGPLPFTRFDLEQDKSLSELRSLLQRDDITWRNVAIMVEEALEAARTMGPDWRNRWKTVGKIYKSLRLKPGDADMSLIESSQGDVLLMKANNWQTFGWLADNPRLVARKTLQRIPSVACIELHYPLLATPLTYTRPEMADDGVIASLNGHASI, from the coding sequence ATGGTCAGCCTCAAAAATACCATTGAGGATCTGGTAGTAGAAGAAGCCAAACACCAACTGCAACGCTTGGGGAATAGTATTTCACAAAGTATTGAATTGAGCGATGTTGCTGCCTATGCGCTAAATCTACTGCCACCAATGTATGCCAGTACCGATCGTGGCTGGCTACAGCAACGTAAGCGTGCTCATAGCGAAATGCGCCCCAAGGTGATTAGTGCTGTCCAAAAGGCGATGATGAATGTGAGCAGAGATAGCGATCGTGAAGTGACACCGCTTTCCGGTGTAGATATCTCATCACCCGCCCACGCCCTGGCGCAACTCCAAAAAATATTCAATAAGCCCCATATGAATTGGGCAGAAGTACCCCAGGCAACCTTTGTGGCACTGGAGGGGGTAAGATATGGCAGCCTTAGCCCCCACTCCTATGTCAGTCGTACCCGCAAGCAGGTTAGCGACATTAAAGATTATCTAAAACGAGCCAAGTTTCGGCAAAGTACCTGGCGCGAACGCAAGCTTGATTTTAATCATGCCAGCAATCATGTCAACTCGGTAGCCGCGATCGCCGAGGAATATCCAAGTGGTGATCTGGCCGATCGTGATGACTTTGATTCCTATATGCTTAACGCGGACTATGGGATCACCAATGTGCTTGAAAAGCTGGTACTGACAGAATCTGAAGAACAGCTTAAGCGCCTGAGCAGCCTGGTGTCCAGGCAGGTTAAGGGCGAGGATGTGGCTGCCTATGCCCTGAATCGATTGCCACCGATGTATGCGACCTCTGCCCAGGGCTATAAACGGCAGCAACAGCGTGCCCACCTTGAGCTAGCCGACGAAATAGAATCGGCCGTGGTGCAAGCGATCTTGACCTTGAGTAAAACCCCTAAACGTCTGGTTGGGCCATTGCCCTTTACTAGGTTTGACCTGGAGCAGGATAAATCATTATCTGAGCTGCGATCGTTGCTGCAACGGGATGATATTACCTGGCGAAATGTGGCAATTATGGTTGAAGAAGCCCTCGAAGCTGCCCGCACGATGGGGCCAGACTGGCGCAACCGCTGGAAAACCGTTGGCAAAATCTATAAATCATTGCGATTGAAGCCTGGGGATGCGGATATGTCATTGATTGAAAGCAGCCAGGGTGATGTTTTACTGATGAAAGCAAATAATTGGCAAACCTTTGGTTGGTTGGCGGATAATCCCCGCCTGGTCGCTCGCAAAACCCTCCAGCGAATTCCCTCGGTGGCCTGTATTGAATTGCATTACCCCTTACTAGCCACTCCCCTAACTTATACCCGCCCAGAGATGGCAGATGATGGGGTGATCGCCAGCCTCAATGGTCATGCCAGTATCTAG
- a CDS encoding ribose-phosphate pyrophosphokinase, which produces MSREASRLARLSSSGEDRLRLFAGSANLPLAQEVANYLGIELGPMVRKTFADGEVYIQVQESIRGCDVYLLQPTCRPVNDNLTELLIMIDACRRASARQITAVLPYYGYARADRKTAGRESITAKLVANLIVQSGADRVIAMDLHSAQIQGYFDIPCDHVYGSPVLINYILDKQLEDIVVVSPDVGGVARARAFAKKLDDAPIAIIDKRRQAHNVAEVFNVVGEVEGKNAVLVDDMIDTAGTITAAAKLLRQEGAKQVYVCAIHPVFSPPAIERLSQAGFEEIIVTNTIPVPKDNHFPQLTQLSVANLIGETIWRVHEDSSVSSMFR; this is translated from the coding sequence ATTTCCCGTGAGGCTTCAAGGTTAGCACGCTTGTCTTCCAGTGGCGAAGATCGGCTGCGTTTATTTGCTGGATCTGCGAATTTGCCCCTGGCTCAGGAGGTGGCAAATTATTTAGGCATTGAACTGGGCCCAATGGTCAGAAAAACCTTTGCCGATGGTGAGGTTTATATCCAGGTACAAGAGTCGATCAGAGGTTGTGATGTTTATTTGCTCCAACCAACCTGTAGACCAGTCAATGATAATTTGACCGAACTGTTAATTATGATCGATGCCTGCCGTCGAGCATCCGCGCGGCAAATTACGGCGGTGTTGCCCTATTATGGCTATGCCCGTGCCGATCGCAAAACAGCCGGGCGAGAATCGATTACGGCCAAGCTAGTCGCCAATTTGATTGTGCAATCGGGAGCCGATCGGGTGATTGCAATGGATTTGCATTCTGCCCAGATCCAGGGCTATTTTGATATCCCCTGCGATCATGTCTATGGCTCGCCGGTATTGATTAACTATATTTTAGATAAACAACTGGAAGACATCGTGGTGGTGTCGCCGGATGTGGGGGGGGTGGCCAGAGCCAGAGCATTTGCGAAAAAGCTGGATGATGCGCCGATCGCCATTATTGATAAGCGTCGCCAGGCTCATAATGTGGCTGAAGTGTTTAATGTGGTGGGCGAAGTGGAAGGTAAAAACGCGGTGCTGGTGGACGACATGATCGATACTGCTGGAACCATTACGGCGGCAGCCAAATTGCTGCGTCAGGAAGGAGCCAAGCAAGTATATGTTTGTGCGATCCATCCGGTGTTTTCACCACCAGCGATCGAACGGCTTTCTCAGGCAGGCTTTGAGGAGATCATTGTCACTAATACAATCCCAGTCCCCAAGGATAACCATTTCCCGCAACTGACTCAGTTGTCGGTGGCCAATTTGATCGGTGAGACGATCTGGCGGGTGCATGAGGATTCCTCGGTGAGCAGTATGTTTCGCTAG